The sequence below is a genomic window from Cicer arietinum cultivar CDC Frontier isolate Library 1 chromosome 6, Cicar.CDCFrontier_v2.0, whole genome shotgun sequence.
GCTCAACAATATGtgataaatttaatattctaaATTAATATGATTGCTATTTTATGATTGATTAGGATTGAGAATGAGTTAGACCACTTTATAAGATTTATAGTCTAGTTTACCACTAACTCAAGTTTAAattagactttttttttaaaatagataagaCTTTTTTCTTTAGCTAAAAATGTAAttaacctatttaaataaatatgaatagtatttttttttattaatattactattatatatttgattttgaactttatgttaaattataaaaaatttaacctcttagtaatttaatcatattatatttacaTTAGTTTTtgtcatatataaatataatagtaaaatataattgaaatatgttgtcatttaaaaattaaattatttaagatATCATTTTAAgtctaaaaaaatacttaatttgTGTACATATTACTTGtaagtctatttaaaaatatgtctaactactaatttaaaattgttaatatgaaatagacttttaaaCACATTTACATGACgtatcaatattttattatagtcGAACTCCAATTTAAAACAAACCTATGATAGACCACATGTCAGATTTaatcttttaacttttttttttacatttctaACCTAACTCAATATAACATATTCCCTAATTATAGTATAACATATTTGCtgtgatttatatatatatataaaaaaaaaacataaagggAGATAAAGAAGTCCGACACCCAATATacacatattttcattttatagagatttcTATTCCTAAAGTTTGGcaatattatgtttttttaacaattcaaaagacagttttgaaatttcaaaacaaaaaaacaacttttttattttggtagATAGAAAAACAACTTTCTACTAATTTCAAAAATGGAAAAACTTACATACAAATCCTTAActactatttatatttttctatactaGATTAAGAAGTATATacataaaatatgaaaacaacTATTTTGTGTGTTTGGAAGAACACCAACCATAGTTAAAGAACTACATCTGAATGTAATATGAATATATTTtccatttttcaaaaatattccattcaaaaaataaaagttgtaaTATTGTTTTATTCAAACCAACCAACATTTGATGATATAAATTAAGATGTATTGCCAAAAACGACAAAAGATAGCTTAAGATAATTCTTTaccatgataaaaaaaattctttggtAAATTTTATTGGTCATTgacttattatttaaataatactagtaaatattaactttattttgttttaccaAAGAACtttatattagtaaaatttttattgtgataatttgtaattttttgttataataatattataatataaatttattattttattataaaaattaatttaaatatatcattaatgtaaaaactttataatatattatcaatCACAACTActtaattgttataaatattcgatttttttataactattcataaaattatttacataattaattataagttattgtgtaaatattttttaaatttgaatttaatttttgaagaataaaatttatataaaattactaCTTTACAAGTACTTTGGGGGAAGACcatagtcatttttttttttttgatatagtaatattttattttattgactaAACTTACACGATAATTCCGCATTTACATCACACACGTTGCCGTAATATAAACGACGTGTGACGAAAAAGAGCCAATTGCATTCGTACCTCACATACCTGTAAATGCCACTGCGTTTTTTCGTCGGTGGTGGATTCGACACCTTAACCATTAAGCAATAAATACCACTCTCTTTCCATTCACcttcttttctctttctttcccaTCCTCACAAACTTAAACCCCATTTCCTTCGAATTCACAAACAAATTTTTTCACATAATTACAACAACCCTCACCTCTCAATTTCTCTCTCTAAACTCTCAAACAAATCACTTTCTCTCTCTAAACGGTTACAACAAACAAACACAACAATGTCCTCCTCCGCACCACCCGTTCTCCCCGTCGCTAACGTTCCTCCTCCACCAACCACCACTGGATCCACCGTCTCTGGTTCCGGATCCGATGCTCCCGCAAACTCCCCCGCCGTCCGTGTCCTAATCAACAACCTCTCTGAATCTCTCCGTCACGGCCTCGCTCAGCGCCGTCCTTGGGCCGAGCTTGCTGATCGTTCCGCCTTCACAAAGCCGGAATCGTTCTCTGAAGCAACCCTGCGCGTCCGCAAGAATTTCTCATACTTTCGTATCAATTACTACGCCATCGTTGCGGTGATTCTCGCGGTTTCTCTCCTCACCAATCCGTTCTCTCTCATTCTCCTCATCGGACTCTTCGCTTCGTGGACGTTTCTCTACCTCTTCCGTCCTTCAGATCGTCCTCTCGTTATCCTCGGTCGCACATTCACCGATTTCGAAACCCTAGCTCTTCTCTCTGGTACCACTGTCTTCGTTGTTTTCCTCACCAGCGTCGGTTCTGTTCTCGTCTCGGCTTTAATGCTCGGCGTCGCCGTCGTTTGCCTCCACGGTGCATTCCGTGCTCCTGAGGATCTCTTCCTTGATGAACAGGATAGCTCTCAGACCACCGGATTCCTCTCCTTCCTTCGCGCTCCTGCTGCTAGTGTCGGCTCCGTTCCTTCCGTCACCGGACGCGTTTGAGCGTCTTGAAGATATCTTCGATCTGGTAATGGTAACGGTTTCTTTCGTCTGATCGGTTGAATTTTGGTATTGAAGCGAAACAAtggtgaaaaaaaataattcctcttttttttttgtttttgttttataatttcttGATCTGTATTAACAAATTCGATTTATATACA
It includes:
- the LOC101503106 gene encoding PRA1 family protein B4-like, which codes for MSSSAPPVLPVANVPPPPTTTGSTVSGSGSDAPANSPAVRVLINNLSESLRHGLAQRRPWAELADRSAFTKPESFSEATLRVRKNFSYFRINYYAIVAVILAVSLLTNPFSLILLIGLFASWTFLYLFRPSDRPLVILGRTFTDFETLALLSGTTVFVVFLTSVGSVLVSALMLGVAVVCLHGAFRAPEDLFLDEQDSSQTTGFLSFLRAPAASVGSVPSVTGRV